One Owenweeksia hongkongensis DSM 17368 genomic region harbors:
- the tpx gene encoding thiol peroxidase: MAQITLGGKPANTSGNIPQKGDGLKDFKLVNPSMETKTLNDYKGKKLVLNIFPSVDTGICAKSVHEFNKRAGSADNTMVLNISKDLPFAQKRFCGAEGLENVEMLSDYRFNQFDEGYHTQITDGAFEGLMSRVVIVADENGTVQYSEQVPEVGQEPDYESALKHL; the protein is encoded by the coding sequence ATGGCACAAATAACATTAGGCGGAAAGCCTGCGAATACATCAGGAAACATCCCTCAAAAAGGTGATGGGTTAAAAGATTTTAAATTGGTAAATCCATCCATGGAAACCAAAACCCTGAACGATTATAAGGGCAAGAAATTGGTTCTAAACATTTTCCCTAGTGTGGATACCGGAATATGCGCCAAGTCTGTGCATGAGTTCAACAAAAGGGCTGGATCTGCTGACAACACAATGGTGCTAAACATTAGCAAAGATTTGCCATTTGCGCAAAAACGCTTTTGTGGAGCTGAAGGGTTGGAAAATGTAGAAATGCTTTCTGATTACCGTTTTAATCAATTTGACGAAGGTTATCATACCCAAATCACCGATGGTGCTTTTGAAGGATTGATGAGCCGCGTGGTAATTGTAGCTGACGAAAACGGAACAGTACAATACTCCGAACAAGTACCAGAAGTTGGACAAGAGCCAGATTATGAAAGTGCTTTGAAGCATTTATAG
- a CDS encoding glycosyl transferase family 90: MNALYYAKSFIYNALPSFFFRWKYGQLKRFEKTCNQKELDTRLDYYFKVQNKYPIPKEATAVKDVKRGKGTAYFLDLKEFLHYFTKEARFAYYFGDDTNVNPYPTLFKARPIRNGNENSILFKLNKRRHFKWVNDTIPYTEKKDMMVWRGGAYRALRREMIEKIWDHPLCNVGQTNKPVEDMPWQKEHLPIEEQLKYKIIFCPEGNDVATNLKWVMSSNSLCFMPKPRYETWFMEGTLKPGVHYVEVNAPYDDLGEKIEYYSKHTDEAQEIIKNANQHVARFQDEMMEDLLCLKVLERYAECSGQENEIKFRA, from the coding sequence ATGAACGCACTGTACTACGCCAAAAGTTTCATTTATAATGCTCTGCCCTCCTTCTTCTTTAGATGGAAATATGGCCAGCTAAAACGCTTTGAAAAAACTTGCAATCAGAAGGAACTAGATACTCGGTTGGATTACTACTTTAAAGTTCAAAACAAGTATCCCATTCCTAAAGAAGCAACTGCTGTAAAAGATGTAAAAAGAGGAAAAGGCACTGCTTACTTTTTAGACCTAAAAGAGTTTTTACATTACTTTACCAAAGAAGCTCGTTTTGCCTACTACTTTGGTGACGACACAAATGTAAACCCTTACCCTACTTTATTTAAAGCTCGTCCCATTAGAAATGGAAATGAAAACTCCATTCTTTTTAAGCTCAATAAGAGGAGGCATTTTAAGTGGGTAAATGATACTATTCCATACACCGAGAAAAAGGATATGATGGTATGGCGTGGTGGTGCCTATCGTGCTTTGCGAAGAGAGATGATTGAAAAAATATGGGACCATCCGCTCTGCAATGTGGGGCAAACTAACAAGCCAGTAGAAGATATGCCCTGGCAAAAGGAACACCTCCCAATAGAAGAGCAGTTGAAATATAAAATCATTTTTTGCCCTGAGGGCAATGATGTAGCCACCAACCTAAAATGGGTAATGTCTTCCAATTCACTGTGCTTTATGCCCAAACCCCGCTATGAAACCTGGTTTATGGAAGGAACTCTAAAACCCGGTGTCCACTATGTAGAGGTAAATGCCCCGTATGATGATTTGGGTGAGAAAATAGAATACTACTCAAAACACACTGATGAAGCTCAAGAAATCATTAAGAATGCCAATCAGCATGTTGCTCGTTTTCAGGATGAAATGATGGAAGATTTACTTTGTCTAAAGGTATTGGAAAGATATGCTGAATGCAGTGGGCAAGAAAATGAAATTAAGTTTAGAGCTTAA
- a CDS encoding DUF6952 family protein, translating into MKLGAIRKLLSVDIETLQKAEEDLAEERALSIEVEGDDEGEKLTHIFGAIWIKEQVASGAMDEKSALRAFTQKVRNSIS; encoded by the coding sequence ATGAAATTAGGAGCCATCCGAAAACTATTGAGCGTGGATATTGAAACGCTTCAGAAGGCAGAGGAAGATTTAGCCGAGGAGCGTGCCCTTTCCATAGAAGTAGAAGGTGATGATGAAGGCGAAAAACTGACACACATCTTTGGCGCCATTTGGATAAAAGAACAAGTTGCCAGCGGAGCCATGGATGAAAAATCAGCATTGCGGGCTTTTACCCAGAAGGTTCGGAACTCGATAAGTTAG
- a CDS encoding thioredoxin family protein, with amino-acid sequence MAVLTVTDAEFKKELEGNKKVVVKYYADWCGSCRLFSPKYKRVSNEDELQDVVFLEVDAEKNPEARKAAGVDNLPFLAAFKDGELVEGSAGSKEEYLRSLIAKLN; translated from the coding sequence ATGGCTGTATTAACAGTAACTGACGCAGAATTTAAAAAGGAATTAGAGGGAAATAAAAAGGTAGTGGTAAAGTATTATGCCGACTGGTGTGGTAGCTGCCGTTTGTTTTCACCAAAGTATAAAAGAGTGAGTAATGAAGACGAGCTTCAGGATGTGGTTTTCTTGGAAGTGGATGCTGAAAAAAATCCAGAAGCGCGCAAAGCCGCAGGAGTGGATAACCTTCCATTTTTGGCAGCTTTCAAAGATGGTGAGCTTGTAGAAGGAAGCGCGGGTAGCAAAGAAGAGTACTTGCGTTCACTTATCGCAAAATTGAACTAG
- a CDS encoding Ppx/GppA phosphatase family protein translates to MKVHKIAGIDIGSNSVRLLVSNVIADKKVTLFKKSSLTRLPIRLGADAFSSGKISKKNMQKLVTGMQAYARIMEVHEVEMYRACATSALRESTNGKQVVKEVFEKTGIDIELIDGKEEAKIIFNSDMIESIRDLEDSFLYIDVGGGSTELTLFYKDEIIASRSFKIGTIRLLKGMVSKENWDEMKAWIKENTKGISDILMVGSGGNINRTFKLSGRNMGHPLDIAYIENTYELLQKFTPQERMVKFDLNPDRADVITHALKIYKSAMNWAKSERMLVPKRGLADGMVRHLYKENILGDN, encoded by the coding sequence GTGAAAGTTCATAAAATAGCAGGAATAGATATTGGGTCCAACTCAGTGCGATTGCTCGTGAGCAACGTAATTGCAGATAAAAAAGTTACCCTTTTTAAAAAATCATCACTTACACGTTTGCCTATTCGCTTGGGCGCGGATGCCTTTAGCAGTGGCAAAATCAGCAAGAAGAATATGCAGAAGCTGGTGACCGGTATGCAGGCTTATGCACGCATTATGGAGGTGCATGAAGTGGAGATGTACCGTGCCTGCGCTACTTCCGCTTTGCGCGAATCTACTAATGGTAAACAGGTGGTGAAGGAGGTTTTTGAAAAAACGGGAATTGACATTGAGTTGATTGATGGAAAGGAAGAGGCCAAGATTATTTTCAATTCTGATATGATTGAGAGCATTCGCGATCTTGAAGATAGCTTCTTATATATTGACGTAGGGGGAGGTAGCACGGAGCTTACCTTATTTTACAAGGATGAAATTATAGCCAGCCGTTCCTTTAAAATTGGAACTATTCGTTTATTGAAGGGAATGGTGAGCAAAGAAAACTGGGATGAAATGAAGGCCTGGATAAAGGAAAACACCAAAGGAATTAGTGATATCCTTATGGTAGGTTCTGGTGGTAACATTAACCGTACTTTCAAACTTTCAGGTAGAAATATGGGACATCCTTTGGATATAGCCTACATCGAAAATACCTACGAATTACTTCAAAAGTTTACCCCCCAGGAAAGAATGGTGAAGTTTGACTTAAACCCTGATAGAGCGGACGTAATTACCCATGCACTGAAGATTTATAAGTCAGCCATGAACTGGGCAAAATCGGAAAGGATGCTGGTTCCTAAGCGAGGTTTGGCTGATGGGATGGTGCGTCATCTATACAAGGAAAATATCCTTGGGGATAATTGA
- the ppk1 gene encoding polyphosphate kinase 1 encodes MRKPKPKIIARDVSWLLFNERVLQEALDKSNPLVERLRFLGIFSSNMDEFFRVRYASIKRLSQLSDTPKKRLGDTAPSDLLAEISEKVVYMQAEAQRTNDLLLEELEENGIEFVDEKSLTAGQKEHVHKVFIDKISPTIFTLILADKKNVPELKDKSIYLAIKLIKNAEPDDPQYALIEVPSELVGRFWELPKYGNHYVMYLEDVIRYNLEYIFFTYEFDRIEAHTVKITRDAELDLDDDVSKGFLEKMSKSVKQRRIGEPVRFVYDKTISSDMLQFLMQRMDLDSYDSLIPGGRYHNKKDYIKFPNIGDKRLDFEAMPALQHPDLDMDRSILNVIRKKDVLLFMPYHSFSYLIRTLREAAIDPNVVSIQTTLYRLADKSRVISALVNAAKNGKQVTVVIELRARFDEEANIKWTQELQTEGVTVIFGVPGLKVHSKLFLITRKEGGTLKHYASIGTGNFNESTSKLYTDYHLLTSNKEICNEVEKVFSFLQSNYKRFKYNHLFVSPHGTRKSFLRLIEREISHAKRGAPAGITLKLNSLCDVKLIEKLYEASSYGVKIRLIIRGICSLVPGVKGMSENIEAISIIDRFLEHSRVMIFENGGNPAYFISSADWMPRNLDYRVEITVPVYEDSIKRQLRDHMEIIWKDNVKSRWHNEAQDNEYRTIKGPKIRSQYALYEYVKTQQKRG; translated from the coding sequence TTGAGAAAGCCTAAACCAAAAATAATAGCTCGTGATGTAAGCTGGCTATTGTTTAATGAGAGAGTGCTGCAAGAGGCACTTGATAAATCAAATCCACTTGTAGAGAGACTACGTTTTCTGGGAATTTTTTCCAGTAATATGGATGAGTTTTTTAGAGTGAGATATGCCAGTATCAAAAGACTGAGCCAGCTTAGTGATACACCCAAAAAGAGACTGGGAGATACAGCACCAAGTGATTTGCTTGCCGAAATTTCTGAAAAGGTGGTGTATATGCAGGCAGAGGCCCAGCGCACCAATGATTTGCTTTTAGAAGAGCTAGAGGAAAACGGGATTGAGTTTGTGGACGAAAAATCTCTGACTGCTGGTCAAAAGGAGCATGTGCACAAGGTGTTTATCGATAAGATAAGTCCAACCATCTTCACGCTTATACTGGCAGATAAAAAGAACGTACCTGAACTTAAAGACAAGTCTATTTATTTGGCAATAAAGCTCATAAAAAATGCTGAGCCAGATGATCCTCAGTACGCTTTGATTGAAGTTCCTTCTGAACTTGTTGGGCGTTTTTGGGAATTACCCAAATATGGAAATCACTATGTAATGTACTTGGAAGACGTAATTCGTTACAATTTGGAGTACATTTTCTTTACCTATGAATTTGATAGAATAGAGGCTCATACTGTAAAAATTACGCGTGATGCCGAGCTCGATCTGGATGATGATGTTTCCAAAGGATTTCTTGAGAAAATGAGTAAGTCTGTAAAGCAGCGTAGAATTGGTGAGCCAGTGCGTTTTGTTTATGACAAAACTATTTCATCTGATATGTTGCAGTTTTTGATGCAACGCATGGACTTGGACAGCTATGATAGCTTGATTCCCGGAGGGCGATACCACAATAAAAAGGACTACATAAAATTCCCAAATATTGGAGACAAGAGGTTAGACTTTGAAGCGATGCCAGCTTTGCAGCATCCTGATTTGGACATGGATCGAAGCATCTTGAATGTAATTCGTAAAAAGGATGTTCTTCTATTTATGCCGTACCACAGCTTCTCTTACCTGATAAGAACTTTGCGTGAAGCAGCCATTGATCCCAATGTGGTAAGTATTCAAACCACATTGTACCGATTAGCGGATAAGTCGCGTGTGATCAGTGCCTTGGTGAATGCGGCCAAAAATGGAAAGCAAGTAACCGTGGTAATTGAGCTTCGTGCCCGTTTTGATGAAGAAGCTAACATTAAGTGGACACAGGAGTTGCAAACGGAAGGTGTGACCGTAATCTTTGGTGTGCCAGGATTGAAGGTGCACAGTAAACTTTTCCTTATTACTAGAAAAGAAGGCGGTACCTTAAAGCACTATGCCAGCATCGGTACCGGAAACTTCAATGAGTCTACATCAAAGCTTTACACAGACTATCACTTGCTTACTTCCAACAAAGAAATTTGCAACGAGGTAGAGAAGGTATTTAGCTTTTTGCAAAGCAACTACAAGCGTTTTAAGTACAATCATCTTTTTGTTTCTCCGCACGGCACACGCAAGTCATTCTTAAGACTGATAGAGCGCGAAATAAGTCATGCCAAACGTGGAGCACCAGCTGGTATTACGCTAAAGCTAAACAGTCTTTGCGATGTAAAGCTTATCGAAAAGCTATATGAAGCGAGTAGCTATGGTGTGAAAATTAGATTGATCATCAGAGGAATTTGTTCGCTGGTACCTGGCGTAAAAGGTATGAGTGAAAACATAGAAGCCATTAGCATAATCGATCGCTTTTTGGAGCATTCACGTGTTATGATCTTTGAAAACGGAGGAAACCCTGCATATTTTATATCTTCAGCAGATTGGATGCCGCGAAATCTGGATTATCGTGTGGAAATCACAGTGCCTGTTTACGAAGATAGCATTAAGCGACAGCTGCGAGACCACATGGAGATTATTTGGAAAGACAATGTAAAGAGTCGTTGGCACAATGAGGCTCAGGATAATGAGTATCGAACTATTAAGGGGCCAAAAATCCGTTCGCAGTATGCCTTGTATGAATATGTGAAAACCCAGCAAAAGAGAGGATAG
- a CDS encoding SixA phosphatase family protein, translating into MKTLYLVRHAKSSWKVEGVQDMDRPLKGRGVRDAYSTSEWLREQNCIPEHIVSSPATRALHTAIIFSKNLSIHANEIQMEPGIYHANTKDLLQIIRNLSDEHSSVMLFGHNPTITDVVNKCIDHRIDNVPTTGVACLRFDIDEWKNLDKKAELVFFDYPKRRREN; encoded by the coding sequence ATGAAAACACTTTATCTGGTAAGACACGCAAAATCATCATGGAAAGTTGAAGGTGTGCAGGACATGGACAGGCCACTAAAGGGCAGGGGAGTAAGAGATGCATATAGCACTTCAGAATGGCTTCGTGAGCAAAATTGTATACCTGAACATATTGTTTCTAGCCCCGCCACTAGAGCACTTCACACAGCAATAATATTTTCCAAAAACCTGAGTATTCATGCAAATGAAATACAGATGGAACCGGGTATTTATCATGCTAATACCAAAGATTTGCTGCAGATAATTCGCAATCTTAGCGATGAGCATAGCTCTGTAATGCTATTTGGGCACAACCCTACCATAACTGATGTGGTAAACAAATGTATTGATCATCGCATTGATAATGTACCTACCACAGGTGTGGCCTGCTTGCGCTTTGATATAGATGAATGGAAAAATCTGGATAAGAAAGCCGAGCTGGTATTTTTTGACTATCCGAAAAGAAGAAGAGAGAATTGA